A stretch of Coccidioides posadasii str. Silveira chromosome 2, complete sequence DNA encodes these proteins:
- a CDS encoding uncharacterized protein (EggNog:ENOG410PFV8~COG:E~TransMembrane:12 (i52-76o88-106i118-138o177-195i207-227o247-269i289-312o339-362i392-412o418-439i459-480o492-510i)~BUSCO:4671at33183), with protein sequence MSSELDQIQPSHHQPSMSVLPAGDIPVMDHKMDEDERIIVSLGYKQEFKREFSLWTTFCVSFSVLGLLPSFASTLWYGMGYAGTAGMVWGWIIAMIFIQCVAMGMAELCSSMPTSGGLYYAAAVLAPDGWGPFAAWVTGWSNWMGQVMAAPSVNYGTAGMILAAGSIYNPDYVPTPYQTFLLTTFIMLIHGVLSSMPTRWIAEINSYGSTFNIICLIIVLIAIPAGTTNSPKFNSSADVWGTIYKGTSFPDGVAVLMSFVSVIWTMSGYDSPFHLSEECSNANIASPRAIVLTSGVGGLMGWFLQVVVAYTVKDIDEVLMSELGQPWASYLFQVMPRKAAVAILALTIICGFSMGQACMIAASRVTYAYARDDCFPLSRIWNKVNKHTQTPVNAVWFNCVVGILSTLLIFAGDLAMGALFSIGAIAAFVAFSIPIGIRIFVVKEKFRPGPWNLGRYSRVIGGTGVSFVILMLPILCLPAYTGSDLTPKEMNWTCIVYGAPMIGVLIWWIVDARRWFKGPKVNVEHHMLDRVQIGVDRVDTKGSEKEAVQQLESIDV encoded by the exons ATGTCTTCAGAACTCGACCAGATCCAACCAAGCCACCACCAGCCAAGTATGTCCGTTCTTCCGGCTGGCGATATTCCAGTGATGGATCACAAGATGGATGAAGACGAGAGGATCATCGTGTCTCTTGGATACAAACAAGAATTCAAGCGTGAATTTTCGCTCTGGACGACTTTCTGCGTTAGTTTCTCCGTTCTGGGGTTACTACCTTCGTTTGCGAGCACTCTATGGTACG GCATGGGATATGCTGGCACGGCAGGAATGGTATGGGGCTGGATTATTGCAATGATATTCATTCAATGCGTGGCCATGGGCATGGCGGAGCTTTGTTCGTCAATGCCCACAAG TGGCGGCCTTTACTACGCTGCTGCTGTTCTCGCTCCCGATGGATGGGGTCCATTTGCGGCATGGGTAACCGGGTGGTCGAATTGGATGGGCCAGGTGATGGCAGCGCCATCTGTCAACTATGGCACGGCGGGCATGATTCTTGCTGCTGGTTCGATATATAATCCCGATTATGTGCCGACGCCTTACCAAACCTTTCTGTTGACCACTTTTATCATGTTGATTCACGGAGTGCTTAGCAGTATGCCAACGAGATGGATTGCTGAGATTAATTCGTATGGATCAACCTTCAACATCATCTGCCTTATCATCGTCCTCATCGCCATTCCTGCGGGAACTACGAATTCCCCGAAGTTCAACTCATCGGCCGATGTTTGGGGAACAATATATAAAGGGACCTCGTTTCCTGATGGGGTTGCAGTATTGATGTCGTTTGTTAGCGTGATTTGGACCATGTCTGGTTATGATTCCCCGTTTCATTTGAGTGAAGAATGCTCAAATGCGAACATCGCCTCCCCCAGAGCTATTGTTCTCACTTCCGGAGTGGGAGGACTCATGGGATGGTTCCTCCAGGTCGTTGTGGCATACACCGTCAAAGATATTGACGAAGTGCTGATGTCTGAATTGGGACAGCCGTGGGCATCTTACCTGTTCCAAGTGATGCCGAGAAAGGCAGCAGTTGCTATACTGGCATTAACAATCATCTGCGGCTTTTCAATGGGTCAAGCTTGTATGATCGCTGCATCCCGGGTGACTTACGCATATGCTCGCGACGACTGCTTTCCGTTATCAAGGATTTGGAATAAAGTCAACAAACATACGCAGACTCCAGTGAATGCAGTCTGGTTCAACTGCGTAGTCGGCATTCTGTCCACTTTGCTGATATTTGCCGGTGACCTTGCAATGGGTGCCCTATTTTCGATCGGGGCTATTGCCGCGTTCGTCGCATTCTCCATTCCAATTGGCATTCGTATCTTTGTCGTCAAAGAAAAATTCCGACCTGGTCCTTGGAATCTAGGAAGATATAGTCGTGTAATTGGCGGAACGGGGGTGTCGTTTGTGATCTTGATGCTACCGATTCTCTGTCTTCCCGCTTATACAGGTTCAGATTTGAC GCCAAAAGAAATGAATTGGACTTGCATTGTCTATGGCGCCCCTATGATCGGCGTGCTCATTTGGTGGATTGTTGATGCAAGGAGGTGGTTCAAAGGGCCGAAAGTCAACGTTGAACATCACATGTTGGATCGTGTGCAAATTGGAGTTGATCGAGTTGACACTAAAGGCTCTGAGAAAGAGGCAGTACAGCAGCTGGAATCTATTGATGTCTAA
- a CDS encoding uncharacterized protein (EggNog:ENOG410PW2J~COG:S) has product MKAGKSAKRSHWSKYNPGRLSLRNWELREEFDSEIIPDLQTFKPVSSSQRNVWAFWNRGLANCPQWCQRNVITWVRRLGPAWTVRVLDLVEGSPTHALKCLPSSFLADAVINQKMTGTHVGPHSGDLVRLPLVYLYGGVWIDVGTFLFKSLDTLRWNLLEDPNTPFEMAGYGFPMGPESSIFYNGFIAGRKGSLCIKYRHDIFLEVWKGVTNCDSMRNHPLLKHLPKYQVPAPEGERPIFTYEEIADYLAHIFCLERLRRLKDLTTGWDGPEFFENRTLILDGFELLSTFREGASPDDEQYQEADAFVKSVLEMCSILKASHGLVVHGREYLATIWDQPENCDADRKPGTFAAYLRWASEHFEQSREVPLTTMTIVKDALLVGGITDGIGETHPHRVLDL; this is encoded by the exons ATGAAAGCCGGCAAATCTGCAAAGCGATCCCACTGGTCGAAGTATAACCCTGGCCGTCTGTCGTTGCGGAATTGGGAACTCCGAGAGGA ATTTGACTCCGAGATAATCCCAGACCTGCAGACATTCAAGCCCGTGAGCTCCTCGCAGCGCAATGTCTGGGCATTTTGGAATCGTGGGCTCGCCAATTGCCCGCAATGGTGCCAGAGAAATGTCATCACTTGGGTTCGGCGTCTCGGTCCGGCGTGGACGGTGCGGGTCCTTGACCTTGTCGAAGGTTCTCCGACACATGCCCTGAAATGCTTGCCCTCCTCTTTCCTCGCAGACGCGGTTATTAACCAGAAAATGACGGGTACACACGTTGGGCCACATAGCGGTGATCTTGTCCGACTTCCACTCGTTTACCTCTATGGCGGAGTCTGGATAGATGTTGGAACATTCCTGTTCAAAAGCCTTGACACCCTTCGCTGGAATCTGTTAGAAGACCCGAACACGCCGTTTGAAATGGCCGGTTATGGCTTTCCGATGGGCCCGGAGTCTTCGATTTTCTACAACGGATTTATTGCCGGTCGAAAGGGCAGTTTATGCATTAAATATCGGCACGATATCTTTCTCGAGGTTTGGAAGGGAGTGACCAATTGCGATTCCATGCGCAATCATCCATTATTAAAACACTTGCCGAAATATCAAGTACCCGCGCCGGAAGGGGAGAGGCCCATCTTCACGTATGAGGAAATTGCAGATTATCTCGCTCATATTTTCTGCCTCGAGCGCCTTAGACGCCTCAAGGACCTTACTACTGGTTGGGATGGGCCTGAATTCTTCGAAAACAGGACCCTTATCCTTGACGGG TTCGAGCTGCTGTCAACATTCCGAGAGGGTGCTTCTCCGGATGATGAACAGTATCAAGAAGCAGATGCGTTTGTCAAAAGTGTTCTAGAAATGTGTTCGATCCTGAAAGCATCCCATGGGCTTGTTGTGCATGGGAGAGAGTACCTGGCTACGATTTGGGATCAGCCAGAGAACTGTGATGCCGACCGCAAGCCAGGAACATTCGCAGCGTATCTACGATGGGCATCGGAGCATTTTGAACAGTCCAGGGAGGTGCCACTTACAACAATGACCATCGTCAAAGACGCCCTTCTTGTTGGAGGGATCACCGACGGGATAGGAGAGACACATCCACACCGTGTTCTGGATCTTTGA